A region of Drosophila mauritiana strain mau12 chromosome 3L, ASM438214v1, whole genome shotgun sequence DNA encodes the following proteins:
- the LOC117140799 gene encoding uncharacterized protein CG13380 yields the protein MPFANKETESIAVRLSNRYCNLSSPFLKDVKKMRPAKAFKRKPPTQMKSDEEEYRNFERGLHISGLGPEFNQTEEHPKLKYELAEDYKSSKHCICMRPNTAYECERCHQYFYGRLFQICEQHPRDFFLMDKRSCPFCNAPIEMIKKSPISWKTIRKIEEAELPSDGDL from the exons ATGCCATTCG CCAACAAGGAAACCGAGTCCATAGCCGTTCGCCTCTCCAATCGCTATTGTAATCTTTCGTCTCCATTCTTGAAGGATGTCAAAAAAATGCGTCCGGCCAAAGCATTCAAACGCAAGCCGCCTACCCAAATGAAATCAGATGAGGAGGAGTACCGCAATTTCGAGCGTGGTCTCCACATTTCTGGCTTAGGCCCCGAGTTCAATCAGACGGAGGAGCACCCTAAGCTTAAGTACGAGCTGGCAGAGGACTACAAGAGCTCCAAGCACTGCATCTGCATGCGCCCGAATACCGCATACGAGTGCGAACGATGCCATCAGTACTTCTATGGTCGCCTCTTCCAGATTTGTGAGCAGCATCCCAGG GATTTTTTCCTTATGGACAAGCGCTCTTGTCCGTTCTGTAATGCCCCCATTGAGATGATTAAGAAGTCACCTATCAGCTGGAAGACAATACGTAAGATTGAAGAAGCCGAATTGCCCAGTGATGGGGATCTGTGA
- the LOC117139855 gene encoding ubiquitin carboxyl-terminal hydrolase nonstop, whose translation MSETGCRHYQSYVKEHSYDTFRVIDAYFAACVNRDARERKAIHCNCFECGSYGIQLYACLHCIYFGCRGAHITSHLRSKKHNVALELSHGTLYCYACRDFIYDARSREYALINRKLEAKDLQKSIGWVPWVPTTKETNLLLANARRRLVRPNQTIGLRGLLNLGATCFMNCIVQALVHTPLLSDYFMSDRHDCGSKSSHKCLVCEVSRLFQEFYSGSRSPLSLHRLLHLIWNHAKHLAGYEQQDAHEFFIATLDVLHRHCVKAKAEHDSKSNSSGSGSGTNSSNSSSSHCYGQCNCIIDQIFTGMLQSDVVCQACNGVSTTYDPFWDISLDLGETTTHGGVTPKTLIDCLERYTRAEHLGSAAKIKCSTCKSYQESTKQFSLRTLPSVVSFHLKRFEHSALIDRKISSFIQFPVEFDMTPFMSEKKNAYGDFRFSLYAVVNHVGTIDTGHYTAYVRHQKDTWVKCDDHVITMASLKQVLDSEGYLLFYHKNVLEYE comes from the exons ATGTCCGAGACGGGTTGTCGGCACTATCAAAGCTATGTGAAGGAGCACAGCTACGATACATTCCGGGTCATCGACGCCTACTTCGCTGCCTGCGTCAACAGAGATGCGCGCGAGCGAAAG GCTATTCACTGCAACTGCTTCGAGTGCGGCAGCTACGGCATCCAGTTGTACGCTTGCCTGCACTGCATCTACTTCGGCTGTCGCGGAGCCCACATCACGAGTCACCTGCGATCGAAGAAGCACAATGTGGCCCTGGAGCTGTCCCACGGAACGCTCTACTGCTACGCCTGCAGAGATTTCATCTACGACGCGCGGAGCCGCGAGTATGCGCTGATCAACCGCAAGCTGGAGGCCAAGGATCTGCAGAAGAGCATCGGCTGGGTGCCGTGGGTTCCCACGACCAAGGAGACCAATCTGCTGCTGGCCAATGCGAGGCGTCGGCTGGTGAGGCCCAATCAAACGATCGGACTGAGGGGTCTGCTTAATCTGGGCGCCACTTGCTTCATGAACTGCATCGTCCAG GCTCTGGTTCACACACCCCTGCTTAGCGATTACTTCATGTCAGATCGCCACGACTGCGGCAGCAAGTCATCGCATAAATGTCTCGTTTGCGAAGTGTCACGTCTCTTCCAG GAGTTCTATTCCGGCTCCCGTTCGCCGTTGTCGCTGCATCGGCTACTGCATTTAATCTGGAACCATGCGAAGCACTTGGCCGGCTACGAGCAGCAGGACGCGCACGAGTTCTTCATCGCCACTCTGGACGTGCTGCATCGGCACTGCGTGAAGGCAAAGGCGGAGCACGACAGCAAGAGCAACAGCTCTGGCTCGGGAAGTGGAACAAATTCCAGCAACTCGAGCAGCTCGCATTGCTACGGCCAGTGTAATTGCATCATTGACCAGATCTTCACGGGCATGCTGCAGAGCGATGTGGTGTGCCAGGCGTGCAACGGCGTGTCCACCACGTATGACCCGTTTTGGGACATTTCGCTGGACCTGGGCGAAACAACAACGCATGGTGGTGTTACCCCAAAAACGCTAATAGACTGCCTGGAGCGGTACACTCGGGCCGAACATCTCGGATCGGCCGCCAAGATCAAGTGCTCTACCTGCAAATCCTACCAGGAGTCCACCAAACAGTTCAGCTTGCGCACGCTGCCCAGCGTGGTGTCCTTCCATCTGAAACGCTTCGAGCACTCAGCTCTGATCGATCGCAAGATCTCCTCGTTCATTCAGTTCCCCGTGGAGTTCGACATGACGCCCTTTATGTCGGAGAAGAAGAACGCCTACGGAGACTTCCGGTTCTCTCTGTACGCCGTGGTCAATCATGTGGGCACCATCGACACCGGTCACTATACGGCGTATGTGCGGCACCAGAAGGACACGTGGGTCAAGTGCGATGATCATGTGATAACGATGGCATCGCTCAAGCAGGTGCTGGACAGCGAGGG TTATTTATTGTTCTACCATAAAAACGTGCTGGAATACGAGTAA
- the LOC117139854 gene encoding protein aurora borealis, with amino-acid sequence MYNDEVRTPQALKNRYITNVNGLKCRARRNSHSNSSNSSAASATPTNGGKENGKYSPQMSGNVCTPPPKRLHKVRNPFEGAMADRLHLPLIASPSLFRSRTPQLSSTQFEWNIDEVSQLKPADVEPHETQFHDSPDPEQESKAQLAISAFFKESHIVPSPVDCPLRKQRIILNCSEDNTPISNKSRRMRDCEVQTELTLPPLLPKALEDALRPYLQPHLAGRLSGRSKSSGGPDIFNSSMRRKLFDLHNVIVLGEQETAEQSRSMVGSSPQGKQTMFAGRLSDSASGESSFGCLSPIRNLCGLPPGTPDNGTSSGKRKLLMHELELPSPIAPSEHLSRRLVHSKVEVSVTEQHDTLSERTALKFTPDRSSSPMGALEHSDCSINQRVRRLRVNSTRQVVIEAGDQPLFEETEGEEEEAESEDDEEAEAMQLSTVSFNCSSSNSDTPRGHKRHRSAQRKNLSQSFSANLEEEADQTPDAGSIQPAEAPSVGMPQQGARIPLYRADSGFNETSSTTFAFSQDLPLDVSMACCSTPSTRS; translated from the exons ATGTACAACGACGAGGTCCGAACGCCGCAAGCCCTCAAAAATCGATACATTACAAATGTGAACGGATTGAAGTGCCGGGCGCGCCGGAACAGCCACTCGAACAGCAGCAACTCGTCGGCGGCGTCGGCAACGCCAACGAATGGCGGcaaagaaaatggaaaatacaGCCCCCAGATGTCGGGAAATGTGTGCACCCCGCCCCCGAAAAGGCTGCACAAGGTGCGGAATCCCTTCGAAGGAGCGATGGCAGATCGTTTACACCTGCCACTGATCGCCAG CCCCTCGCTTTTCCGCTCGCGGACACCCCAACTCTCGTCCACCCAGTTCGAGTGGAACATTGACGAGGTCTCCCAACTGAAACCCGCCGACGTGGAGCCCCATGAAACCCAGTTCCACGATTCCCCCGATCCCGAGCAGGAATCCAAGGCCCAACTGGCCATCAGTGCCTTTTTTAAGGAGTCACACATTGTGCCAAGTCCGGTGGATTGTCCATTGCGAAAACAGCGCATAATACTCAATTGCAGCGAGGACAACACTCCCATATCGAATAAGTCGCGGAGGATGCGGGATTGCGAGGTGCAAACGGAACTTACTCTGCCGCCGTTATTGCCAAAAGCCCTAGAGGATGCCCTGCGTCCGTATTTGCAGCCACACTTGGCTGGCCGCTTGTCTGGCAGGAGCAAATCCAGTGGTGGTCCCGACATCTTTAATAGCTCCATGCGCCGGAAACTCTTCGATCTGCACAATGTCATTGTTTTGGGCGAACAGGAGACGGCAGAGCAGTCGAGGTCGATGGTGGGCTCCAGTCCGCAGGGCAAGCAAACAATGTTCGCGGGCAGACTGTCGGATTCAGCCTCCGGGGAAAGCAGCTTCGGCTGCCTTTCTCCCATTAGAAACCTATGCGGACTGCCGCCAGGCACTCCCGATAATGGCACTTCCTCGGGAAAGAGGAAACTTCTTATGCACGAGCTGGAGCTGCCGTCGCCCATTGCCCCGTCGGAGCACCTCAGTCGGAGATTGGTGCACTCCAAGGTAGAGGTCAGCGTTACGGAGCAGCACGACACGTTGTCAGAGCGCACGGCATTGAAATTCACGCCAGACAGGAGTTCCTCGCCCATGGGCGCACTGGAGCATTCCGATTGCAGCATTAATCAGAGGGTTCGTCGGCTGCGTGTGAATAGCACGCGACAGGTTGTGATCGAGGCAGGGGATCAGCCGCTTTTCGAGGAAACGGAGGGGGAGGAAGAGGAGGCTGAATCTGAGGACGACGAAGAGGCGGAGGCCATGCAATTATCGACAGTGAGCTTCAACTGCAGCTCCTCCAACTCAGATACTCCGCGCGGACATAAAAGACATCGCTCCGCACAACGCAAGAATCTCTCGCAGTCCTTTAGTGCCAATTTGGAGGAGGAAGCGGATCAGACACCAGATGCGGGCTCCATCCAGCCAGCAGAGGCACCATCGGTAGGGATGCCCCAGCAAGGAGCCAGGATTCCGCTATATCGGGCGGACAGCGGCTTCAACGAGACTTCTAGCACGACCTTTGCCTTCTCGCAGGATCTCCCGCTGGATGTGTCCATGGCCTGCTGCTCCACCCCCTCCACCCGATCTTGA